From one Bos indicus x Bos taurus breed Angus x Brahman F1 hybrid chromosome 7, Bos_hybrid_MaternalHap_v2.0, whole genome shotgun sequence genomic stretch:
- the SMIM32 gene encoding small integral membrane protein 32, with the protein MYGDVFNTTGGPEAAVGGALALAATVKAEGALPLELATARGMRDGAAAKPDLPTYLLLFFLLLLSVALVILFIGCQLRHSAFAALPHDRSLRDARAPWKMRPV; encoded by the coding sequence ATGTACGGCGACGTGTTCAACACCACGGGCGGCCCCGAGGCGGCGGTAGGCGGCGCGCTGGCGCTGGCAGCCACGGTCAAGGCGGAGGGCGCTTTGCCGCTGGAGCTGGCCACCGCGCGCGGGATGCGGGACGGTGCGGCCGCCAAGCCCGACCTGCCCACCTACCTACTGctcttcttcctgctgctgctctccGTGGCGCTCGTCATCCTCTTTATCGGCTGCCAGCTGCGCCACTCGGCCTTCGCCGCTCTGCCCCACGACCGCTCTCTGCGGGACGCGCGCGCGCCCTGGAAGATGCGGCCGGTGTAG